The following is a genomic window from Burkholderia cepacia ATCC 25416.
CAGCGCATGGCGCACGCGCAGCGCGAGGCCGCCGACGCCCCACGAACGCACCGTGAGCGCGTACGGCTCGTCGAGCGCGCGCTCGATGCCTTGCCGCAGCACGCGGCCGATCACGGCGCCCTGTGCGAGCCCGAGCGACAGCGCGGGCAGGACGAGCGACGCGAAGCCGCGATCGCCGGCCACCGGGAACAGCTTCAGCGTGAAGCTGAACACGAACAGCAGCATGATGCCGAGCCAGAACGACGGCGTCGACGCGAGCAGCAGCTCGACGCCGGATGCCGCGCGCCCCGCCCAGCGGCGACCGGCCGTGAGCACGGCGAGGCCGACCGCGAACGCGATCGTCACGACGAACGCCGCGCCCGTGAGCTTCAGCGTCGGCCACAGCTGGCCGAGCACGAGCGGTGCGACGTCGGTGTTCAGGATGTACGAGCGGCCGAACTCGCCGTGCAGCACGCGCCACAGGTAGTGCACGTATTGCAGCGGCAGCGGCTCGTCGAGTCCCCATTCCCGGCGGATCGCCGCTTCGATCTCCGGCGTGCTCAGCTGCTCGCCGATCAGGATGCCGACGATGTCGCCCGGTGCGAGATGCACGGCCGCGAACGACAGCGTGACCGCGGCCCACAGTACGAGCGCGCCGGTCGCGAGCCGCGTCGTGACCGGCGAATGCAGCCAGCGGCGCCAGGGGGCCGGCGAGCGTGCGGCCGGCAGCGCGTCCGGGACGGGGACGGGAGCGGAAGGCGAAGGGTTCATGTGCGATATCTCCTGTCGGTTTGGCGCGGCGTGCGGGGCAACGCGCTCGACGCGCCCGCCTACTTCTTGATCCACACGTCGTACGGGTTCTCGGGCATCTGCGCGAACGAGCGGAAGCGCAGCCCCTGGACCGCCTTCGCGGCGGCGATCTGGTCTTCGGGCTCGTACAGCGGCACCGCGTACGCCTGCTCGTTGATCGCGAAGTGCTGCAGCTCGCCGTACAGCTTCTTGCGTTCCGCGATGTTCTGCGTGCGTGCGGCCGCCTGCAGCCAGCGCGTCAGCTCGGGCGCCGCCGCACGGCTGTAGTTCAACGCGCCGCCGCGATCGACGGGCAGGTAGTGGCCTTCGATGTCGATGCCGTCCGGCGGTGTGTTCGAATTCGCGATCGAGCCGAACTTGCCGCTCTTGCGCGCTTCGACGTACGTGCCGTCGTCGACGTACTGGATCTTCAGGTCGACGCCGAGTCGCTGCCGCGCCTGCGCCTGCAGTGCCTGCAGCAGCACGTCGCGCTGGTCGCGCACCGTTGCCTGCGCCTGGATCACCGCGATCGTCAGCCGTTCGCCGCTCTTCGTGCGGTAGCCGCCGCTGTCGCGGACGTTCCAGCCGGCTTCGTCCAGCAACTGGTTCGCGAGCTTCGGGTTGTTGCCGTAAGTCTTTTCGATCGATGCGACATAGAGCGGATCGATCGGCGATGTGACGCCCCATGCACGCGTGCGCTCGCCGCGGTAGATCGACTGCACGATGCCCGTTATGTCGAGGCCTTCCAGCAGCGCCCGGCGCACCTTCACATCCTGCGTGGGACCGTAGCCGACGTTCAGGAACAGCGAGTAGGGCGTGCCGGTGTTGAGCGCGCGGCGGTAGGTGAAATCGGCGTTCTTGCGGATCAGCGCGGCGTCGTTGCCGGACACGCCTTCGATCACGTCGACCTGGCCTGACAGCAGCGCGCCGGTGCGCACGGACGATTCGGGCAGGAACCGGTAGACGATCCGGTCCAGGTACGCGGGGCCCTGGTGGCCCGCCGTCGGCGGCGCCCAGCGATAGTCGGGGTTCTTCGCGAATTCGATTTCCTGCCCCTTGACGTAGCGGCGCAGGATGAACGGGCCGGTGCCCGCGATGTCGGGGCCGCCCGATTTCAGGCTCGGTCGGTCGAACGCGTTCGGCGACAGCAGCGGCAGCCGGCCGGCGAATGTCAGGAACGGCGCATACGGCGCATCGAGCGTGATCGCGACCGTGTGCTCGTCCGGTGTCTTCACGTCCGCGACGTGCGAGATCAGTCGCGCGAGCTGGCTGCCCGCGGAGTACGACAGTTCGCGCGCGTTCAGGAAATTGCGGGCCACGGCCTTCGCGTCGAACGGCGCGCCGTCGGTGAACTTCACGCCGTCGCGCAGCGTGAACGTATACGTCTTGCCGTCGGCGGAGACCTTGTAGCCGGTCGCGAGCCACGGCACGTAGCTGCCGTCCGGCTTCTGTGCGAGCAGGCTTTCGTATGCGTTGCGCAGGAGCAGCTCGACCTTGTCCTGGCCGTTCAGTTGCGGGTTCAGCGTGCGCGGCTCCGTTTCGACGCCCCAGGTCAGCGCGCCTCCGGAGACGGGCGTGCCCTGTGCGAACGCCGCATACGGGAACGCGAGCGCGACCAGCAGCGCGGCCGAGGCGGTGCGGCGCGAAGCGCGGAGAGCGGAATCCGGAAATGCGAATGTCATGCGTGGCAGCCTTTCACGAGGTGGGTAGCAGGGGATGCGGTGCGCGAAGCCCGGAGGAGGGGGCGTCACGCGTTTGCGTGGAGCGGCACGTCGTGCGCGGTGGCATCGTCTGCCGCCGGATCGCGATAGAGCTCCGGGAGCAGGATTTTCCGCAGCCAGACGAGCGGCGTGCCGAGCGCATTCGTCGAGCGATCGAACGGCAGGTAGCCGTTACGTTCGTAGTACGGCTGCAGCCACGGATGGTTGGTCGCGGTCGCGAGATAGGTCGCGGGCGCTTTCACCTGTGCGGCCAGGAACCGCGATTCGACGTGCTCGATCAGTGCGTGCCCGAACCGCTGCCGCTTGAACGCGGGCGCGACCGCGAACCAGTGGAGGAACGGATACGGCATGCGGTGGCGTTCGCCGGATACCCATGGAAAGCGCACGGTCAGCGTGGCCGCGAGGGCCAGTCGGCCTTCCGGTGTCG
Proteins encoded in this region:
- a CDS encoding ABC transporter permease codes for the protein MNPSPSAPVPVPDALPAARSPAPWRRWLHSPVTTRLATGALVLWAAVTLSFAAVHLAPGDIVGILIGEQLSTPEIEAAIRREWGLDEPLPLQYVHYLWRVLHGEFGRSYILNTDVAPLVLGQLWPTLKLTGAAFVVTIAFAVGLAVLTAGRRWAGRAASGVELLLASTPSFWLGIMLLFVFSFTLKLFPVAGDRGFASLVLPALSLGLAQGAVIGRVLRQGIERALDEPYALTVRSWGVGGLALRVRHALRHAALPAVTLAGWLVGGLLSGAVITEQVFGRPGLGKVTVDAVLSKDMPVILAIAILSAAIYVALSTAVDLLYLLIDPRLRDRRAPR
- a CDS encoding ABC transporter substrate-binding protein, giving the protein MTFAFPDSALRASRRTASAALLVALAFPYAAFAQGTPVSGGALTWGVETEPRTLNPQLNGQDKVELLLRNAYESLLAQKPDGSYVPWLATGYKVSADGKTYTFTLRDGVKFTDGAPFDAKAVARNFLNARELSYSAGSQLARLISHVADVKTPDEHTVAITLDAPYAPFLTFAGRLPLLSPNAFDRPSLKSGGPDIAGTGPFILRRYVKGQEIEFAKNPDYRWAPPTAGHQGPAYLDRIVYRFLPESSVRTGALLSGQVDVIEGVSGNDAALIRKNADFTYRRALNTGTPYSLFLNVGYGPTQDVKVRRALLEGLDITGIVQSIYRGERTRAWGVTSPIDPLYVASIEKTYGNNPKLANQLLDEAGWNVRDSGGYRTKSGERLTIAVIQAQATVRDQRDVLLQALQAQARQRLGVDLKIQYVDDGTYVEARKSGKFGSIANSNTPPDGIDIEGHYLPVDRGGALNYSRAAAPELTRWLQAAARTQNIAERKKLYGELQHFAINEQAYAVPLYEPEDQIAAAKAVQGLRFRSFAQMPENPYDVWIKK
- a CDS encoding GNAT family N-acetyltransferase produces the protein MTDTIRIAGADDVPALYALLQDAYAPLVPQGVLFTITRSPIERVAQTVARETTFVLEHTTPEGRLALAATLTVRFPWVSGERHRMPYPFLHWFAVAPAFKRQRFGHALIEHVESRFLAAQVKAPATYLATATNHPWLQPYYERNGYLPFDRSTNALGTPLVWLRKILLPELYRDPAADDATAHDVPLHANA